Proteins encoded within one genomic window of Rhinolophus sinicus isolate RSC01 linkage group LG14, ASM3656204v1, whole genome shotgun sequence:
- the LOC109435393 gene encoding small proline-rich protein 4, translated as MSYQQQQQQQQLPLPQKAQQHQVKQPCQPPPSKCQETCAPQTKDPCAPHAKKQSPPKGSAVPAQQKCPLAQQAPQSKQK; from the coding sequence ATGTCttaccagcagcagcagcagcagcagcagctgccccTGCCCCAGAAGGCCCAGCAGCACCAGGTGAAGCAGCCCTGTCAACCACCACCCAGCAAATGCCAGGAGACGTGTGCACCCCAAACCAAGGATCCATGTGCTCCCCACGCCAAGAAGCAAAGCCCACCCAAGGGCTCAGCTGTCCCGGCCCAGCAGAAGTGCCCCTTGGCCCAACAAGCCCCACAGAGTAAACAGAAGTGA